One region of Wyeomyia smithii strain HCP4-BCI-WySm-NY-G18 chromosome 3, ASM2978416v1, whole genome shotgun sequence genomic DNA includes:
- the LOC129731111 gene encoding uncharacterized protein LOC129731111 isoform X2, which yields MPSAPSIQVCHLADPDLDQCIIASVNGIRSNIGSGDFGNGTKLIAMDPAFVDRMDIDAGPSLQASFRNCTVTGAKTYQIDKMHFDVPKRMLKVLLTLAEMNLRGKYIMRMKLSMLQLDGAGDFTTNSTDVKVLLKIRYAPVERTDSAGEKRPGVRFLPVDFKVKFAGPVRFYLQNLINGQPELDSIANEALNQNPDLLLEKAIPAIRQFFSERFTAVANGLVQDADLDEVFPV from the exons ATGCCATCAG CACCCAGTATACAGGTGTGTCACCTAGCCGATCCAGACCTGGATCAGTGCATAATCGCGTCTGTAAATGGAATTCGATCGAACATTGGATCGGGAGATTTTGGTAATGGTACCAAACTGATCGCAATGGATCCGGCCTTTGTTGATCGGATGGACATCGATGCGGGACCAAGTTTGCAGGCCAGTTTTCGTAACTGCACCGTAACCGGAGCGAAAACTTACCAAATTGATAAGATGCA CTTTGATGTGCCCAAGAGAATGCTAAAAGTTTTGCTCACGCTAGCTGAAATGAATTTGAGGGGAAAGTACATTATGCGGATGAAGCTTTCAATGCTGCAGCTGGATGGAGCCGGGGATTTTACGACGAATTCGA CCGACGTCAAAGTGCTGCTCAAAATACGTTACGCACCCGTCGAGCGGACCGATAGCGCTGGCGAAAAACGGCCGGGGGTTCGTTTTCTTCCGGTGGACTTTAAGGTCAAGTTTGCCGGCCCAGTTCGATTTTATCTGCAGAATTTGATAAACGGACAGCCGGAGTTGGACTCGATAGCTAACGAGGCACTCAACCAGAATCCAGATCTACTGCTGGAGAAGGCCATTCCCGCCATCAGGCAATTCTTTTCCGAGCGATTTACAGCCGTCGCAAATGGGTTGGTGCAGGACGCCGATCTAGACGAAGTCTTCCCGGTGTAA
- the LOC129731111 gene encoding uncharacterized protein LOC129731111 isoform X1 has translation MDFKNFVIVALLEFGLINCYLPPSIQVCHLADPDLDQCIIASVNGIRSNIGSGDFGNGTKLIAMDPAFVDRMDIDAGPSLQASFRNCTVTGAKTYQIDKMHFDVPKRMLKVLLTLAEMNLRGKYIMRMKLSMLQLDGAGDFTTNSTDVKVLLKIRYAPVERTDSAGEKRPGVRFLPVDFKVKFAGPVRFYLQNLINGQPELDSIANEALNQNPDLLLEKAIPAIRQFFSERFTAVANGLVQDADLDEVFPV, from the exons ATGGATTTCAAAAATTTCGTTATTGTGGCACTGTTAGAGTTTGGACTAATCAATTGTTATTTGC CACCCAGTATACAGGTGTGTCACCTAGCCGATCCAGACCTGGATCAGTGCATAATCGCGTCTGTAAATGGAATTCGATCGAACATTGGATCGGGAGATTTTGGTAATGGTACCAAACTGATCGCAATGGATCCGGCCTTTGTTGATCGGATGGACATCGATGCGGGACCAAGTTTGCAGGCCAGTTTTCGTAACTGCACCGTAACCGGAGCGAAAACTTACCAAATTGATAAGATGCA CTTTGATGTGCCCAAGAGAATGCTAAAAGTTTTGCTCACGCTAGCTGAAATGAATTTGAGGGGAAAGTACATTATGCGGATGAAGCTTTCAATGCTGCAGCTGGATGGAGCCGGGGATTTTACGACGAATTCGA CCGACGTCAAAGTGCTGCTCAAAATACGTTACGCACCCGTCGAGCGGACCGATAGCGCTGGCGAAAAACGGCCGGGGGTTCGTTTTCTTCCGGTGGACTTTAAGGTCAAGTTTGCCGGCCCAGTTCGATTTTATCTGCAGAATTTGATAAACGGACAGCCGGAGTTGGACTCGATAGCTAACGAGGCACTCAACCAGAATCCAGATCTACTGCTGGAGAAGGCCATTCCCGCCATCAGGCAATTCTTTTCCGAGCGATTTACAGCCGTCGCAAATGGGTTGGTGCAGGACGCCGATCTAGACGAAGTCTTCCCGGTGTAA